A portion of the Marinobacter alexandrii genome contains these proteins:
- a CDS encoding methyl-accepting chemotaxis protein, producing MKSFILSIRQKMLLLILGITIIIYLITVGYIAFSLRKNAIDEAKKLADTSAIQKANLINSKFERFLSISRTIEALIKNKNVLNPSERLSYQNNILQNILRYTPGLETIWISWDMESIDPEWPHEHGRERHVYVNTPAGEKMVHDTTDIESYDPNNFYYIIKGEGKEGLAEPYDFDANNVLSNDVVLGTSAVVPIMQNGKHLGQVGVDIGLGDYTAMTSYDAFENSYAFVLSAKGLLVAFPDSEFIFKYIDQVSFMKDQNILSAKEKIESGQSFSFVAYDSNVSNESVYVTMAPVSAGNKFWAVGTVVPFSEIVRTFNSIFITTIVVGLIGLVLLTTLIIRMSSNISNAFESFNDVLKRLARGESITTKKMEVARTKELLQMSASINVLATELDKKANFSQQIGIGNLDSDFVAASDEDLLGNSLLKMRENLTSIVNNAKDVVLEAGENGNFSKRIHAEDNFGTWTELIQTINNLLDSISEPVSNINEVIGSMSNGDLAVRYSREEKGEMKKLTDNLNIALDSLNSILVRVSEKTDSVREFTQEIMITNQEMKSTSSEIAAAMAQISNGSGVQVQKVDQSSTLVEKVLQSSSVMNEQMTAINQAAENGKENSDAGLKLIKEVGESMSEIKRVATETGESITILDDRSKEIGRVMSVITDIAAQTNLLALNAAIEAAQAGDAGRGFAVVAEEIRKLAEDSRNSAKDIEKLIGDVQNDTQTAVEKIQHMNQTIEGGTSASSNASNAFQEITKSSSHTLGLSEEILESTKLQMDSIKEVVSIMEGVVVIAEQTAAGAEEVASSSSELSAGMINYAEKSEQVTNIVDELKEGMEAFRLLQKN from the coding sequence ATGAAATCCTTTATTCTAAGTATCAGGCAGAAAATGCTTCTGCTTATCCTTGGCATCACTATCATCATCTATTTAATAACGGTAGGATATATAGCATTCTCTCTCAGAAAAAATGCGATCGATGAAGCAAAAAAATTGGCTGACACTTCTGCAATTCAGAAAGCCAATTTGATCAATTCCAAATTTGAGCGATTTCTGAGTATCTCGCGTACTATAGAAGCGTTGATTAAAAATAAGAACGTTTTAAATCCAAGCGAAAGGCTTTCCTATCAGAACAACATACTACAGAATATATTAAGGTATACTCCAGGCCTGGAAACGATCTGGATTAGTTGGGACATGGAATCTATTGATCCTGAATGGCCTCACGAGCATGGAAGAGAACGGCATGTCTATGTAAACACCCCAGCTGGTGAGAAAATGGTACATGATACTACCGATATTGAAAGCTATGATCCGAATAACTTTTATTACATCATCAAAGGAGAAGGAAAAGAAGGGCTTGCCGAACCATATGACTTTGATGCGAATAACGTGCTTTCTAATGATGTTGTTTTAGGGACTTCTGCTGTGGTCCCAATCATGCAAAATGGAAAACATCTAGGTCAAGTTGGCGTGGATATAGGGCTCGGAGATTATACAGCTATGACCAGCTATGATGCTTTTGAAAACAGTTATGCTTTTGTGCTTTCTGCAAAAGGATTGTTGGTGGCTTTTCCTGACTCAGAATTTATCTTCAAATACATTGATCAGGTTTCATTTATGAAAGATCAAAATATTCTTTCTGCCAAAGAAAAGATTGAGTCTGGACAATCTTTTTCATTTGTTGCTTACGATAGCAATGTTTCCAATGAATCCGTTTATGTCACAATGGCTCCAGTAAGCGCTGGTAACAAATTTTGGGCTGTGGGTACGGTGGTGCCTTTTTCTGAAATTGTAAGAACCTTTAATTCTATTTTTATTACAACCATTGTTGTTGGCCTCATTGGCTTAGTGCTTTTAACAACTTTGATCATAAGAATGTCTTCCAACATATCCAACGCATTTGAAAGCTTCAATGATGTTCTTAAAAGACTGGCTAGAGGCGAATCCATCACCACCAAAAAAATGGAAGTCGCTCGCACAAAAGAGCTTTTACAAATGTCCGCCTCGATAAATGTTTTAGCAACCGAGCTTGATAAAAAGGCCAATTTTTCCCAACAAATTGGAATCGGAAATTTGGATTCTGATTTTGTGGCTGCTAGCGACGAAGACCTTTTGGGCAACTCACTTCTAAAAATGAGAGAAAATTTAACTTCGATCGTCAATAATGCAAAAGATGTAGTACTTGAAGCAGGTGAAAACGGAAACTTCTCAAAGAGAATACATGCAGAAGATAATTTTGGAACATGGACGGAGCTCATTCAGACAATCAATAATCTACTCGATTCAATTTCAGAACCAGTAAGCAACATAAATGAGGTAATTGGCAGTATGTCAAATGGCGATTTGGCAGTAAGGTATTCTCGGGAAGAAAAAGGAGAAATGAAGAAATTGACGGATAATCTAAACATTGCATTGGACAGTTTAAACTCAATTCTTGTAAGAGTCTCAGAAAAAACCGACTCTGTGAGAGAGTTTACACAGGAAATAATGATTACCAATCAAGAAATGAAGTCAACTTCATCTGAAATTGCTGCTGCAATGGCACAAATAAGCAATGGAAGTGGAGTACAGGTTCAAAAGGTTGATCAGTCATCAACACTTGTTGAAAAAGTCCTTCAGTCTTCTTCAGTCATGAATGAGCAGATGACCGCCATCAATCAGGCTGCTGAGAATGGAAAGGAAAATAGTGATGCTGGCCTTAAATTGATCAAAGAAGTAGGAGAGAGTATGAGCGAGATCAAGCGAGTTGCTACCGAGACTGGCGAGTCGATCACTATTCTAGACGATAGGTCTAAGGAAATTGGAAGAGTCATGAGTGTAATCACTGATATTGCAGCACAAACAAACCTACTTGCACTTAATGCAGCTATAGAAGCTGCTCAAGCTGGAGATGCAGGAAGAGGCTTTGCCGTAGTAGCAGAAGAGATACGTAAACTGGCCGAAGACTCTCGAAACTCTGCCAAGGATATTGAGAAGTTAATTGGTGATGTACAGAACGATACTCAAACAGCAGTTGAGAAAATACAGCACATGAACCAAACGATTGAAGGGGGAACAAGTGCCTCCTCTAATGCTTCTAACGCATTTCAAGAAATCACAAAAAGTTCTAGTCATACACTAGGGCTCTCTGAAGAGATCCTTGAGTCCACCAAGCTTCAGATGGACAGCATAAAAGAAGTGGTTTCAATCATGGAAGGAGTAGTGGTGATTGCTGAGCAAACTGCTGCTGGTGCAGAAGAAGTAGCCAGTTCCTCTTCTGAATTATCTGCTGGCATGATTAACTATGCCGAAAAATCGGAACAGGTCACAAACATAGTTGATGAACTAAAAGAGGGAATGGAGGCTTTCCGTCTGCTTCAAAAGAATTAA
- a CDS encoding energy transducer TonB → MEVKKNKKYDLEAKKPLFFGIGMIISLSLTLVAFEWKSPIDPIVDFIPIENDTYDEILIPPTVHTPPPPPPQSIPIIKSTNEESKEEPDIIIDIDILDEDPIVILIPTEVPDEKPDEVIRSYAEVMPSFEGGIQKFYSFISDRMKYPRAASKLGIEGKVFVQFIVGKDGLLSDIHVVKGIGSGCDEEALRVMNLVPKFIPAKQGDVRVPIKMIVPITFKLQ, encoded by the coding sequence ATGGAAGTTAAGAAAAACAAAAAGTATGATCTAGAAGCCAAGAAGCCTTTATTCTTTGGAATAGGGATGATTATTTCACTCTCATTAACGCTTGTTGCTTTTGAATGGAAGTCACCAATAGATCCAATAGTTGATTTTATACCTATAGAAAATGACACCTATGACGAAATACTGATCCCACCAACCGTACATACTCCACCTCCGCCTCCACCACAGTCCATTCCAATTATTAAATCAACAAACGAAGAATCGAAAGAGGAACCGGATATCATTATCGATATTGATATCTTAGATGAAGATCCCATTGTAATCCTTATCCCGACAGAAGTTCCTGATGAAAAACCCGATGAGGTTATACGTTCATATGCAGAGGTGATGCCTTCCTTTGAAGGTGGAATTCAAAAATTTTATTCGTTCATTAGTGATCGCATGAAATACCCTCGAGCAGCATCTAAATTGGGAATTGAGGGAAAGGTATTTGTGCAGTTTATTGTAGGAAAAGATGGCTTACTTTCCGACATCCATGTAGTAAAAGGGATTGGTTCTGGTTGTGACGAAGAGGCATTGCGAGTAATGAACCTTGTACCAAAATTTATACCTGCTAAGCAGGGTGACGTTCGAGTACCAATCAAAATGATTGTCCCTATCACATTTAAATTGCAATAA
- a CDS encoding LemA family protein yields the protein MNKRLITILIIVVVLFLVYNFFAGKYNQMVVLDEEVNTEWANVETQYQRRYDLIPNLVNTVKGFAEQEKEVLTQVTEARSKASSIQIDPSNLDAQAMQNFANAQSNLNSALSRLLVTVERYPDIKSNQNFLELQAQLEGTENRISVARTRYNEKTKSYNTYIRKFPNTMLAGMFGFERKPLYEATEGAEEAPTVQF from the coding sequence ATGAATAAGCGACTAATTACGATTCTGATCATTGTTGTAGTTCTATTTCTGGTTTACAACTTTTTTGCAGGTAAGTACAATCAGATGGTGGTTTTAGACGAGGAGGTAAATACCGAGTGGGCGAATGTAGAAACACAGTATCAGAGAAGATATGACCTTATTCCTAATCTGGTAAATACTGTAAAAGGTTTTGCTGAGCAAGAGAAAGAGGTACTGACGCAGGTGACTGAAGCACGCTCTAAAGCATCAAGTATTCAAATAGACCCTTCTAATCTCGATGCACAGGCTATGCAGAATTTCGCTAATGCACAGTCTAATTTGAATTCCGCCCTTTCAAGATTACTAGTTACAGTGGAGCGCTATCCGGATATTAAATCCAATCAAAACTTTTTGGAGCTTCAAGCACAATTGGAAGGAACTGAAAATAGAATTTCAGTCGCGAGAACACGCTACAATGAGAAAACGAAATCGTATAATACCTACATCAGAAAATTTCCGAACACGATGCTAGCTGGAATGTTTGGTTTTGAGCGTAAGCCACTTTACGAAGCAACAGAAGGAGCTGAAGAAGCCCCAACTGTACAGTTTTAG